The Streptomyces sp. NBC_01268 genome window below encodes:
- the panC gene encoding pantoate--beta-alanine ligase gives MTFTLVRTGEELRALKGAGQRAVVMTMGALHEGHASLVRAARERVGADGTVVVTVFVNPLQFGAGEDLERYPRTLDADLALAEAAGADAVFAPAVDEVYPGGEPQVRITAGPMGERLEGASRPGHFDGMLTVVAKLLHLTGPDLAFFGQKDAQQLALIRRMVRDLNFPVEIVGVPTVREADGLALSSRNRYLSAEERHTALALSRALFAARDRLAAQEALRARAQALPGAQGRGDARAQALSRIGEARAAADAHAVAQAAEGGGAEAVRCAARGFLDDAARAEPPLTLDYLALVDPADFTEVEDGHDGEAILAVAARVGSTRLIDNIPLTFGAVK, from the coding sequence ATGACCTTCACCCTGGTGCGTACGGGAGAGGAGCTGCGGGCGCTGAAGGGCGCCGGGCAGCGCGCCGTCGTCATGACCATGGGCGCCCTCCACGAGGGCCACGCGAGCCTGGTGCGGGCCGCCCGGGAACGGGTCGGGGCCGACGGCACCGTCGTCGTCACCGTCTTCGTCAACCCGCTGCAGTTCGGCGCGGGCGAGGACCTGGAGCGCTATCCGCGCACCCTCGACGCGGACCTGGCGCTCGCCGAGGCGGCCGGCGCCGACGCGGTGTTCGCCCCGGCGGTCGACGAGGTCTACCCGGGCGGGGAGCCGCAGGTCCGGATCACCGCGGGGCCCATGGGCGAGCGCCTCGAAGGCGCCTCCCGGCCCGGCCACTTCGACGGCATGCTCACCGTCGTCGCCAAGCTGCTCCACCTCACCGGCCCCGACCTGGCCTTCTTCGGCCAGAAGGACGCCCAGCAGCTGGCCCTGATCCGCCGCATGGTCCGCGACCTGAACTTCCCGGTCGAGATCGTCGGCGTGCCGACCGTCCGCGAGGCCGACGGCCTCGCCCTGTCCAGCCGCAACCGCTACCTGTCGGCCGAGGAGCGGCACACCGCCCTGGCGCTGTCCCGCGCGCTGTTCGCCGCCCGCGACCGGCTGGCCGCCCAGGAGGCGCTGCGCGCCCGCGCGCAGGCGCTGCCGGGGGCGCAGGGCCGGGGCGACGCCCGCGCGCAGGCGCTGTCCCGGATCGGCGAGGCCCGGGCCGCCGCCGACGCCCACGCGGTCGCCCAGGCGGCCGAGGGCGGGGGCGCGGAGGCCGTGCGGTGCGCCGCCCGGGGCTTCCTGGACGACGCGGCGCGGGCCGAGCCGCCGCTCACCCTGGACTATCTCGCCCTGGTCGACCCGGCCGACTTCACCGAGGTCGAGGACGGCCACGACGGGGAGGCGATCCTCGCCGTCGCCGCGCGCGTGGGGAGCACGCGGCTCATCGACAACATCCCCCTGACCTTCGGAGCGGTGAAGTGA
- a CDS encoding Rossmann-like and DUF2520 domain-containing protein: protein MTVGVVGAGRVGPVLAAALQLAGHRPVAVSAVSEASRRRASILLPDVPVMEPARVLALADLVLLTVPDDALPGLVEGLADTGAIRPGQLIVHTSGRYGVRVLDPARRAGALPLALHPAMTFTGTSVDVQRLAGCSFGVTAPDELRLAAEALVIEMGGEPEWIAEESRPLYHAALALGANHLVTLVAQAMELLRSAGVSAPDRMLGPLLGAALDNALRSGDAALTGPVARGDAGTVAAHVAELHKHAPGTVAGYLAMARATADRALAHGLLKPELAEDLLGVLAEGDDRR, encoded by the coding sequence CTGACCGTCGGCGTCGTGGGAGCGGGACGGGTCGGACCCGTCCTCGCCGCGGCGCTGCAGCTCGCCGGACACCGCCCGGTCGCCGTCTCGGCGGTCTCCGAGGCGTCCCGCCGCCGGGCCTCCATCCTGCTGCCCGACGTGCCCGTCATGGAGCCCGCCCGGGTCCTCGCCCTCGCGGACCTGGTGCTGCTCACCGTGCCCGACGACGCCCTGCCCGGGCTCGTCGAGGGGCTCGCCGACACCGGGGCGATCCGCCCGGGGCAGCTGATCGTGCACACCTCCGGGCGGTACGGCGTCCGCGTGCTCGACCCCGCCCGCCGGGCCGGCGCGCTGCCGCTCGCCCTGCACCCCGCCATGACCTTCACCGGCACCTCCGTGGACGTCCAGCGGCTGGCCGGCTGCTCGTTCGGCGTCACCGCCCCCGACGAGCTGCGGCTCGCCGCGGAGGCGCTGGTCATCGAGATGGGCGGCGAGCCCGAATGGATCGCCGAGGAGAGCCGCCCGCTCTACCACGCGGCCCTCGCCCTCGGCGCGAACCACCTGGTCACCCTGGTCGCCCAGGCCATGGAGCTGCTCCGCTCGGCCGGCGTCTCCGCGCCCGACCGGATGCTCGGCCCGCTGCTCGGCGCCGCCCTGGACAACGCGCTGCGGTCCGGCGACGCCGCCCTGACCGGTCCGGTCGCCCGCGGCGACGCGGGGACGGTCGCGGCGCACGTCGCCGAGCTGCACAAGCACGCGCCCGGCACCGTCGCCGGCTATCTCGCGATGGCCCGCGCGACCGCCGACCGGGCGCTCGCGCACGGACTGCTCAAGCCCGAGCTGGCCGAGGACCTGCTGGGCGTGCTCGCCGAGGGGGATGACCGCCGATGA
- a CDS encoding threonine aldolase family protein, with product METEHETDTGVPDGTEDETTALRRALREAPRKLWDASPDGTVAARLRELADWAATTPHADTPLDVYGDGVVAEVEDRVARALGFPAAAFFPTGTMAQQVALRCWAGRTGNPVVALHPLAHPEVHEDQAFTTVGGLRTTHPTTAPRLPTADEVRDHPEPFGALMLELPLRDAGFVLPTWDELVDVVEAARERDAVVHFDGARLWETPTRFGRELPEIAGLADSVYVSFYKSLGGMSGAAVAGPEDLIDEARLWRHRYGGDVFQQYPAAMSALRGLETELPRLPSYVAHARMAATVLREVFEEAGVGWFRVHPEPPHTHQFQVWLPYAPEALTAASLALAQEGTALFRRWFPGPAGGPPGTAMTEVTISAPGLEWTADDVRAAARAFLGKLDR from the coding sequence ATGGAGACAGAGCACGAGACCGACACCGGCGTCCCGGACGGGACCGAAGACGAGACGACCGCCCTGCGCCGGGCCCTGCGCGAGGCCCCGCGCAAGCTGTGGGACGCCTCCCCGGACGGCACGGTCGCCGCGCGCCTGCGCGAGCTGGCCGACTGGGCGGCCACCACCCCGCACGCGGACACCCCGCTGGACGTCTACGGCGACGGCGTCGTCGCGGAGGTCGAGGACCGGGTCGCCCGCGCGCTGGGCTTCCCCGCGGCGGCCTTCTTCCCCACCGGGACGATGGCCCAGCAGGTGGCCCTGCGCTGCTGGGCCGGACGGACCGGGAACCCGGTCGTGGCCCTCCACCCGCTCGCCCACCCCGAGGTCCACGAGGACCAGGCCTTCACGACGGTCGGCGGGCTGCGGACGACCCACCCCACGACCGCGCCCCGGCTGCCGACGGCGGACGAGGTGCGGGACCACCCGGAGCCCTTCGGGGCGCTGATGCTGGAGCTCCCTCTGCGGGACGCGGGCTTCGTGCTGCCCACCTGGGACGAGCTGGTCGACGTGGTCGAGGCGGCCCGCGAGCGCGACGCCGTGGTCCACTTCGACGGCGCCCGGCTCTGGGAGACGCCGACGCGTTTCGGCCGCGAGCTCCCCGAGATCGCGGGGCTGGCCGACAGCGTCTACGTGTCGTTCTACAAGTCGCTCGGCGGCATGTCCGGCGCCGCGGTCGCCGGCCCCGAGGACCTGATCGACGAGGCCCGCCTGTGGCGCCACCGCTACGGCGGCGACGTCTTCCAGCAGTACCCGGCCGCGATGTCGGCCCTGCGCGGCCTGGAGACGGAGCTGCCCCGGCTGCCCTCCTACGTGGCCCACGCCCGGATGGCGGCGACCGTGCTGCGGGAGGTGTTCGAGGAGGCGGGCGTGGGCTGGTTCCGCGTCCACCCCGAGCCGCCGCACACCCACCAGTTCCAGGTCTGGCTCCCGTACGCCCCCGAAGCCCTCACGGCGGCCTCCCTGGCCCTCGCGCAGGAGGGCACGGCCCTGTTCCGGCGCTGGTTCCCGGGCCCGGCGGGCGGCCCGCCCGGGACGGCGATGACCGAGGTGACGATCAGCGCGCCGGGCCTGGAGTGGACGGCGGACGACGTACGGGCGGCCGCCCGCGCCTTCCTGGGGAAGCTGGACCGGTAG
- a CDS encoding DUF5937 family protein, protein MSVTIDITGLPHERIAFCPSPLAELGNALHALAEPAHHSRLHAWTTTTSAGLKPELADRLHEADFMWRSTRSDFLLPAQPRETLEEELDDLDRLDDEKFVGAALEISCSSRYSEGIPSPLVDEQSRRRALDLAAARGPRQAAFVERMLAEPTAVRAWIRRLLQDCDDAFFADTWRRVRVQLAADARHKTELLRRKGLAEALAAASPALSLEEGPHGSRIVVDKLVHGRAEALGTGVTLVPTAFGWPHLFATSAPGWQPVIQYPAATRDVGGAEPTETVKARLEAIAHPMRMRLCRNLARGPYSTSELADAYGITAPEVSRHLSVLKKAGLLTTQRRGRYVLHQLDFSVVARLGSDFLESVLR, encoded by the coding sequence GTGAGCGTGACGATCGACATCACCGGACTGCCGCACGAGCGGATCGCCTTCTGCCCCTCGCCGCTGGCCGAGCTGGGCAACGCCCTGCACGCGCTGGCCGAGCCGGCCCACCACTCCCGGCTGCACGCCTGGACGACGACGACCTCCGCCGGCCTGAAGCCCGAGCTGGCCGACCGGCTCCACGAGGCCGACTTCATGTGGCGGTCCACCCGGAGCGACTTCCTGCTGCCCGCCCAGCCGCGCGAGACGCTGGAGGAGGAGCTGGACGACCTCGACCGCCTGGACGACGAGAAGTTCGTGGGCGCCGCCCTGGAGATCTCGTGCAGCAGCCGCTACTCCGAGGGCATCCCGTCCCCGCTGGTCGACGAGCAGAGCCGCCGCCGCGCCCTCGACCTCGCCGCCGCGCGGGGCCCGCGCCAGGCCGCGTTCGTGGAACGGATGCTGGCCGAGCCCACCGCGGTCCGCGCCTGGATACGGCGCCTCCTGCAGGACTGCGACGACGCGTTCTTCGCCGACACCTGGCGCCGCGTCCGCGTGCAGCTCGCCGCCGACGCCCGCCACAAGACGGAGCTGCTGCGCCGCAAGGGCCTCGCGGAGGCGCTGGCGGCGGCCTCCCCGGCGCTCAGCCTGGAGGAGGGCCCGCACGGCAGCAGGATCGTGGTGGACAAGCTGGTGCACGGCAGGGCGGAGGCCCTGGGCACCGGGGTGACGCTGGTGCCGACGGCCTTCGGCTGGCCGCACCTGTTCGCGACGAGCGCGCCCGGCTGGCAGCCGGTCATCCAGTACCCGGCCGCCACCCGGGACGTCGGCGGCGCCGAGCCGACCGAGACGGTCAAGGCGCGCCTGGAGGCGATCGCCCACCCGATGCGGATGCGCCTGTGCCGGAACCTGGCGCGCGGCCCGTACTCGACGAGCGAGCTGGCCGACGCGTACGGGATCACGGCGCCGGAGGTCTCCCGGCACCTCTCCGTGCTGAAGAAGGCCGGCCTGCTGACCACCCAGCGCCGGGGCCGCTACGTCCTGCACCAGCTGGACTTCTCGGTGGTGGCGAGGCTGGGCAGCGACTTCCTGGAGTCGGTCCTGCGCTGA
- a CDS encoding response regulator transcription factor — MSIRVMLVDDQVLLRTGFRMVLAAQPDMEVVAEAGDGVGALEVLRGTDVDVVLMDVRMPKLDGVEATRRICSQPDAPKVLILTTFDLDEYAFSGLKAGASGFMLKDVPPAELLAAIRSVHSGDAVVAPSTTRRLLDRFSPMLPSTGRESRAAESGLDRLTDREREVMLLVAQGLSNGEIAARLVLSEATVKTHVGRILTKLELRDRVQVVVLAYETGLVRAGGGAL; from the coding sequence ATGTCCATCCGCGTGATGCTCGTCGACGACCAGGTGCTGCTGCGCACCGGCTTCCGCATGGTGCTCGCCGCCCAGCCGGACATGGAGGTCGTGGCCGAGGCGGGCGACGGCGTGGGGGCCCTGGAGGTGCTGCGGGGCACCGACGTCGACGTCGTGCTGATGGACGTGCGCATGCCCAAGCTGGACGGGGTGGAGGCCACCCGGCGGATCTGTTCCCAGCCCGACGCGCCCAAGGTGCTGATCCTCACCACCTTCGACCTCGACGAGTACGCCTTCTCCGGGCTCAAGGCGGGCGCCAGCGGCTTCATGCTGAAGGACGTGCCGCCGGCCGAGCTGCTCGCCGCCATCCGCTCCGTGCACAGCGGTGACGCGGTCGTCGCCCCCTCCACCACCCGGCGGCTCCTCGACCGCTTCTCGCCGATGCTGCCGTCCACCGGGCGGGAGAGCCGCGCCGCGGAGAGCGGTCTCGACCGGCTCACCGACCGCGAGCGCGAGGTCATGCTCCTGGTCGCCCAGGGGCTCTCCAACGGCGAGATCGCGGCGCGGCTCGTGCTGTCCGAGGCGACCGTGAAGACCCACGTGGGGCGGATCCTCACCAAGCTGGAGCTGCGCGACCGGGTGCAGGTCGTCGTCCTCGCGTACGAGACCGGCCTGGTCAGGGCCGGCGGCGGGGCCCTCTGA